A genomic region of Lysinibacillus sp. 2017 contains the following coding sequences:
- the ltrA gene encoding group II intron reverse transcriptase/maturase, with protein sequence MDGLINVIVNRDNLNDAFEKVRKNKGAAGVDAKDIEATRQYLKENKVQIIEAIRAGKYKPQPVRRVEIPKPDGGKRLLGIPTVTDRVIQQAVVQVLTPILDPKFSNFSYGFRPNKSAHQAIEQARNYIEEGYTYVVDIDLEKFFDKVQHDKLMSLMAKYILCKPTLKLIRSFLNAGTMIDGTFIYAKEGTPQGGPLSPLLSNVILHELDKELEKRQHKFVRYADDCNIYVKSVKAGERVKEGVTSFIEKKLQLKVNEEKSAVGKPRARIFLGVSFYKYRGEIKVYVPKKSKKRFEEKLKYITNRNYSIDMESRIQKINYLIQGWGNYFKVADIQSYANKIDSHIRRRLRACRWKEWKRTISKYRNLKRLGISHNDAYKMANTRKGYWRSSNNPIVNRALNNKYWLKLKLKNLATIINPT encoded by the coding sequence ATGGATGGATTAATCAACGTTATAGTAAACAGAGATAATTTGAATGATGCTTTTGAGAAAGTGCGTAAAAACAAAGGTGCAGCCGGTGTCGATGCGAAAGATATAGAGGCAACCCGCCAATACTTAAAAGAAAATAAAGTCCAAATTATCGAAGCAATTCGAGCAGGAAAATACAAACCTCAACCAGTTAGAAGGGTGGAAATCCCAAAACCTGATGGAGGAAAACGACTTCTAGGAATCCCGACGGTTACAGACCGTGTCATTCAACAAGCAGTCGTGCAAGTATTAACCCCAATACTAGACCCAAAGTTTAGTAATTTTAGTTATGGATTTCGTCCGAACAAAAGCGCTCATCAAGCAATCGAACAAGCAAGAAACTATATTGAAGAAGGCTATACGTATGTCGTAGACATAGACCTAGAGAAATTCTTTGATAAAGTTCAACATGATAAGCTGATGTCACTTATGGCGAAATATATTTTATGTAAACCAACCTTGAAATTAATAAGAAGCTTCTTAAATGCAGGAACCATGATAGATGGAACGTTTATTTACGCAAAAGAAGGAACACCACAGGGTGGACCATTAAGTCCACTATTGAGTAATGTGATTCTTCATGAACTGGATAAAGAGCTAGAGAAACGCCAACATAAATTCGTGCGTTACGCAGATGACTGCAACATTTACGTCAAAAGCGTAAAAGCGGGAGAACGAGTTAAGGAAGGCGTCACATCATTTATCGAAAAGAAACTTCAATTAAAAGTAAATGAAGAGAAATCAGCAGTGGGAAAGCCGAGAGCACGTATATTTTTGGGTGTGAGCTTCTATAAATACAGAGGTGAAATCAAGGTATACGTGCCAAAGAAATCAAAGAAGCGTTTCGAAGAAAAGCTGAAGTACATTACGAACCGTAATTACTCAATTGATATGGAATCGCGCATTCAGAAAATTAACTACTTAATTCAAGGATGGGGAAACTATTTCAAAGTTGCCGACATACAGTCTTACGCTAACAAAATAGATAGCCATATTCGAAGAAGATTAAGGGCATGTCGATGGAAAGAATGGAAAAGAACCATCTCAAAATATAGAAACCTCAAAAGATTAGGAATCAGCCATAACGATGCCTATAAAATGGCCAATACCCGCAAAGGGTACTGGCGCTCCTCGAACAATCCAATCGTCAATCGAGCATTAAACAATAAATATTGGTTAAAACTCAAGTTGAAGAACCTCGCTACAATCATAAATCCAACATAA
- the ltrA gene encoding group II intron reverse transcriptase/maturase codes for MDGLINVIVNRDNLNDAFEKVRKNKGAAGVDAKDIEATRQYLKENKVQIIEAIRAGKYKPQPVRRVEIPKPDGGKRLLGIPTVTDRVIQQAVVQVLTPILDPKFSNFSYGFRPNKSAHQAIEQARNYIEEGYTYVVDIDLEKFFDKVQHDKLMSLMAKYILCKPTLKLIRSFLNAGTMIDGTFIYAKEGTPQGGPLSPLLSNVILHELDKELEKRQHKFVRYADDCNIYVKSVKAGERVKEGVTSFIEKKLKLKVNEEKSAVGKPRARIFLGVSFYKYRGEIKVYVPKKSKKRFEEKLKYITNRNYSIDMESRIQKINYLIQGWGNYFKVADIQSYANKIDSHIRRRLRACRWKEWKRTISKYRNLKRLGISHNDAYKMANTRKGYWRSSNNPIVNRALNNKYWLKLKLKNLATIINPT; via the coding sequence ATGGATGGATTAATCAACGTTATAGTAAACAGAGATAATTTGAATGATGCTTTTGAGAAAGTGCGTAAAAACAAAGGTGCAGCCGGTGTCGATGCGAAAGATATAGAGGCAACCCGCCAATACTTAAAAGAAAATAAAGTCCAAATTATCGAAGCAATTCGAGCAGGAAAATACAAACCTCAACCAGTTAGAAGGGTGGAAATCCCAAAACCTGATGGAGGAAAACGACTTCTAGGAATCCCGACGGTTACAGACCGTGTCATTCAACAAGCAGTCGTGCAAGTATTAACCCCAATACTAGACCCAAAGTTTAGTAATTTTAGTTATGGATTTCGTCCGAACAAAAGCGCTCATCAAGCAATCGAACAAGCAAGAAACTATATTGAAGAAGGCTATACGTATGTCGTAGACATAGACCTAGAGAAATTCTTTGATAAAGTTCAACATGATAAGCTGATGTCACTTATGGCGAAATATATTTTATGTAAACCAACCTTGAAATTAATAAGAAGCTTCTTAAATGCAGGAACCATGATAGATGGAACGTTTATTTACGCAAAAGAAGGAACACCACAGGGTGGACCATTAAGTCCACTATTGAGTAATGTGATTCTTCATGAACTGGATAAAGAGCTAGAGAAACGCCAACATAAATTCGTGCGCTACGCAGATGACTGCAACATTTACGTCAAAAGCGTAAAAGCGGGAGAACGAGTTAAGGAAGGCGTCACATCATTTATCGAAAAGAAACTTAAATTAAAAGTAAATGAAGAGAAATCAGCAGTGGGAAAGCCGAGAGCACGTATATTTTTGGGTGTGAGCTTCTATAAATACAGAGGTGAAATCAAGGTATACGTGCCAAAGAAATCAAAGAAGCGTTTCGAAGAAAAGCTGAAGTACATTACGAACCGTAATTACTCAATTGATATGGAATCGCGCATTCAGAAAATTAACTACTTAATTCAAGGATGGGGAAACTATTTCAAAGTTGCCGACATACAGTCTTACGCTAACAAAATAGATAGCCATATTCGAAGAAGATTAAGGGCATGTCGATGGAAAGAATGGAAAAGAACCATCTCAAAATATAGAAACCTCAAAAGATTAGGAATCAGCCATAACGATGCCTATAAAATGGCCAATACCCGCAAAGGGTACTGGCGCTCCTCGAACAATCCAATCGTCAATCGAGCATTAAACAATAAATATTGGTTAAAACTCAAGTTGAAGAACCTCGCTACAATCATAAATCCAACATAA
- a CDS encoding recombinase family protein has protein sequence MTKYGYARVSTIAQDLEAQIQALEAEGCSVIYREKFTGTKTDRPIFNEVMTQLLEGDTLVVTKLDRLARNTKEGIEVIEVLFDRGVKVHVLNVGLLENTTMGRFFLTTLLAVAEMERNLIIERTQEGKAIAKQRDDFREGRPKKYDKKRLDTAMQLLDDNSYKAVEAMTGISVATLAREKRKRKDKAITNG, from the coding sequence ATGACTAAGTACGGATATGCTCGAGTATCAACGATTGCACAGGATTTAGAGGCGCAGATTCAAGCGTTAGAGGCGGAAGGTTGTTCGGTTATCTATCGTGAGAAGTTCACAGGAACCAAGACGGATCGCCCGATATTTAATGAGGTTATGACGCAACTATTGGAAGGTGATACGTTGGTGGTGACGAAGTTAGACCGACTGGCCCGTAATACGAAGGAAGGTATCGAGGTTATCGAGGTACTATTCGATAGAGGCGTTAAGGTACATGTATTAAATGTTGGTCTACTAGAGAATACGACTATGGGACGATTCTTCCTTACGACGTTGCTTGCAGTCGCAGAAATGGAACGTAATTTAATCATCGAAAGAACGCAAGAAGGTAAAGCAATCGCAAAGCAACGTGATGATTTCCGAGAAGGTCGTCCGAAAAAGTACGATAAGAAACGACTTGATACTGCGATGCAATTACTCGACGACAACAGTTATAAAGCGGTTGAAGCGATGACAGGAATTTCAGTTGCAACTTTAGCGCGAGAGAAAAGAAAACGTAAAGACAAAGCAATCACGAACGGTTGA
- a CDS encoding phBC6A51 family helix-turn-helix protein: MARKLDDVLGELTPDQIKAAHLLFENDIAEPKARRSYGELSTELGVTERTLYNWRKLDTMLEYKVVMTDMYTKEHRARIMRAVMREAELGNASMAKLFMQNQSMLVDRSEIEVKSERVDEGEVMAQLERFKSKW; encoded by the coding sequence ATGGCGAGAAAACTAGACGATGTTTTAGGGGAATTAACACCGGATCAAATTAAGGCGGCGCATCTCCTATTCGAGAATGACATCGCAGAACCGAAGGCTAGACGTTCATACGGTGAACTTTCAACGGAATTAGGCGTTACAGAGCGCACGCTTTATAACTGGCGTAAACTTGATACGATGCTCGAGTACAAAGTCGTTATGACAGATATGTACACGAAAGAACATCGTGCTCGGATTATGCGTGCAGTAATGCGTGAGGCAGAGTTAGGTAACGCTTCAATGGCGAAGTTATTCATGCAGAATCAGAGCATGTTAGTAGACCGTTCGGAAATCGAAGTAAAGTCGGAGAGAGTCGATGAAGGCGAAGTTATGGCACAGTTAGAGCGTTTCAAAAGTAAGTGGTAA
- a CDS encoding phage tail tape measure protein, translated as MAIDLVATLRLKDEMSGSLKKLAGAATVGFAAIGGAAVAATAKFASIDGELRRTASLSGATSEEFKLLTQAATEMGSNSTKSMLEISQSMSEIAANGMNANEVMSAMPGIIAASEASGESLAVAAETVSSALNIWSMEAEESAHVADVLAMAANVSAAGIDDMGYAFKYAGAPAAALGVSLEETAAAIAAITNNGIDGSTAGTALRASLLALNNPAKAQAKIMDQLGFSVTDAEGNFKSLSGMIGDIQKATEGMTEADKVATLGKLVGTEAVSGFLALVKAGPAELAKMTDALRDSDGLAEQTANDMNQGVGAMIKGIKSQFEAFAFQVGQALEPVSTRVLEMVKGIDFAPIVTGATELAEKLVNVFEAVVNNWPQIVETIKTTTTIVIGAGVAFATFKGIMAGMTIIGTINALMAAYRTGTLVATAAQMGLNTAMLLSPITWIVAGIALLVGAGVALALKWRQTAGSWSEVWRDIQKGAAVAVNGVIGLINGLIKTINLIPGVNIPIMAKVDWGKDTSFNTESVVAKGTGGAMIMGYYHGLDNVEYDNKVVKVHRGEAILPAQEAQQWREGKSSGGTSAPIINIAKMEVRKDSDIKEVAYELARLIEKEAMQYA; from the coding sequence ATGGCAATAGATTTAGTAGCTACGCTCCGTCTCAAAGATGAAATGTCCGGCAGTCTAAAGAAACTAGCCGGAGCAGCAACCGTAGGATTCGCAGCAATTGGCGGAGCAGCAGTCGCAGCAACAGCTAAATTCGCCTCAATTGACGGGGAACTACGTCGTACCGCTTCATTATCCGGTGCTACGAGCGAGGAGTTTAAATTACTGACGCAAGCAGCTACCGAGATGGGCAGCAATTCAACTAAGTCAATGTTAGAAATTTCACAAAGCATGAGTGAGATAGCAGCAAACGGCATGAACGCGAATGAAGTAATGTCCGCTATGCCAGGTATTATCGCAGCATCCGAGGCGTCTGGCGAATCGTTAGCAGTTGCGGCAGAGACCGTATCGAGCGCACTTAACATATGGTCGATGGAAGCAGAGGAATCTGCTCACGTTGCCGACGTACTAGCAATGGCAGCAAACGTATCAGCGGCAGGTATTGACGATATGGGTTATGCATTTAAGTACGCCGGGGCGCCTGCAGCCGCATTAGGAGTATCACTCGAAGAAACAGCAGCCGCAATTGCTGCGATTACAAATAATGGTATCGACGGGAGTACAGCTGGAACTGCGCTACGTGCATCTTTACTGGCTCTTAACAACCCAGCGAAGGCACAGGCGAAGATTATGGATCAACTCGGTTTTAGCGTTACTGACGCAGAAGGCAATTTTAAATCGTTATCCGGAATGATTGGCGATATACAGAAAGCTACGGAAGGAATGACTGAGGCTGATAAGGTAGCCACGTTAGGCAAACTTGTAGGAACCGAGGCGGTAAGTGGTTTCTTAGCACTCGTCAAAGCCGGACCGGCAGAACTAGCTAAGATGACTGATGCGCTCCGAGATTCCGATGGATTAGCCGAGCAGACGGCTAACGATATGAATCAAGGTGTAGGCGCAATGATAAAAGGCATCAAGTCGCAATTCGAGGCGTTCGCGTTCCAGGTTGGACAAGCGTTAGAGCCAGTTTCAACGCGAGTATTAGAAATGGTTAAGGGTATTGACTTCGCGCCAATTGTAACGGGTGCAACGGAACTAGCGGAGAAGTTAGTAAATGTATTCGAAGCGGTGGTAAATAACTGGCCGCAAATTGTAGAAACGATTAAAACGACTACTACGATTGTAATTGGTGCAGGCGTTGCATTTGCTACGTTTAAAGGCATTATGGCAGGTATGACGATTATCGGTACAATTAACGCTTTAATGGCTGCGTATCGTACAGGAACACTCGTTGCGACAGCGGCTCAAATGGGATTAAATACAGCGATGTTATTAAGTCCGATTACGTGGATTGTTGCGGGTATCGCTTTATTAGTCGGAGCAGGCGTTGCGTTAGCTTTAAAATGGCGACAAACCGCAGGCTCATGGAGCGAAGTATGGCGTGATATTCAAAAAGGGGCAGCAGTCGCAGTAAACGGTGTTATCGGATTAATCAACGGATTAATTAAAACGATCAATCTGATTCCAGGCGTTAATATTCCGATTATGGCGAAAGTCGACTGGGGCAAAGATACTTCGTTTAATACGGAATCGGTCGTAGCCAAAGGTACTGGTGGAGCAATGATAATGGGGTATTACCACGGATTAGATAACGTGGAATATGACAACAAGGTCGTTAAAGTTCACCGTGGCGAGGCAATTCTTCCGGCCCAAGAAGCACAACAATGGCGTGAAGGTAAGTCTAGCGGTGGTACTTCTGCTCCGATTATTAACATTGCGAAAATGGAAGTACGCAAAGATTCCGATATTAAGGAAGTTGCGTACGAATTAGCTAGATTAATCGAGAAAGAGGCGATGCAATATGCGTAA
- a CDS encoding DUF5309 family protein, which yields MTNTQTMYSADLVGKKESVVDEILLLNPNQTPLINLLGFSKPTTNTIHAWYEDEMFPTKAKTTAVADAATTDLKVDDVEPFTVDSVAQIDEELVLVTAINAGTKTLTVVRGYTGTTAAAITKGVDIEFLFTKGAEGMEARKARVKPRTRQDNNTQIFMESVSVTGTAQAVDQYGIQDLYDHERVKKQLELALQLEKALINGIKYDDGSVRQMAGMRQFIKTNVTDAAGAKVGLDMLRDMAQSVFKNGGLSSGGQYVFIVSANQKVAISDLQGDKLRLVQSETARGQVVDKVVTDFGTFSIVMDDNVKDNEIFFIDPARIAIRPLKGREFGHVETAITGDTKGGFVVGEYTLEFLQEKAHARIKNLG from the coding sequence ATGACAAACACACAGACAATGTATTCAGCGGATTTAGTAGGGAAAAAGGAATCGGTAGTAGATGAAATTTTATTACTTAACCCAAATCAAACGCCATTAATCAATTTGTTAGGTTTTAGCAAGCCAACGACTAATACAATTCACGCATGGTACGAGGATGAGATGTTTCCTACGAAAGCGAAAACAACGGCGGTTGCAGATGCAGCAACGACGGATTTAAAAGTTGACGACGTTGAGCCATTCACGGTGGATTCAGTAGCGCAGATTGACGAGGAGCTAGTGTTAGTTACCGCAATTAACGCAGGTACGAAAACACTAACAGTTGTACGTGGCTACACAGGCACAACAGCCGCAGCAATCACAAAAGGCGTAGATATTGAGTTCTTATTCACAAAAGGTGCAGAAGGCATGGAGGCTCGTAAGGCACGCGTTAAACCTCGTACACGCCAGGATAACAATACGCAGATTTTCATGGAATCGGTATCGGTAACAGGAACGGCACAAGCGGTCGACCAATACGGTATTCAAGACTTATACGACCATGAGCGTGTGAAGAAACAATTAGAGCTGGCGTTACAGCTTGAGAAAGCATTAATCAACGGTATCAAGTACGACGATGGTTCTGTACGACAAATGGCGGGTATGCGTCAGTTTATCAAAACGAACGTGACGGATGCAGCAGGCGCTAAAGTCGGGTTAGATATGCTACGCGATATGGCGCAGTCAGTGTTTAAAAATGGCGGGCTATCTTCGGGTGGTCAATACGTATTCATCGTATCGGCGAATCAGAAGGTCGCAATTTCCGACTTACAAGGCGACAAGCTGCGTTTAGTTCAATCAGAAACGGCACGTGGTCAAGTCGTTGATAAAGTTGTAACGGACTTCGGGACGTTCTCTATCGTTATGGATGATAACGTAAAAGACAACGAGATTTTCTTCATTGATCCAGCGCGAATTGCGATTCGTCCGCTAAAAGGTCGTGAGTTTGGTCACGTTGAGACTGCGATTACTGGCGATACGAAAGGCGGATTCGTAGTCGGTGAATACACGCTTGAGTTCTTGCAAGAGAAAGCTCACGCACGCATTAAGAACTTAGGATAA
- a CDS encoding helix-turn-helix transcriptional regulator yields MDFSDYLRQTRYFYGLTLEELGRRIGYSIGHINDIENKRKIATEKFKATVRREFPRNDAFDRFLIEAKGSV; encoded by the coding sequence ATGGATTTCAGCGATTACCTACGACAAACAAGGTATTTTTACGGATTAACATTAGAAGAATTAGGACGACGTATTGGTTATTCAATCGGACACATTAATGATATTGAAAATAAACGTAAGATAGCAACAGAAAAATTTAAAGCAACGGTTAGACGTGAATTTCCTCGGAATGACGCGTTTGACCGTTTTTTAATTGAAGCGAAAGGGAGCGTGTAA
- a CDS encoding helix-turn-helix transcriptional regulator — protein sequence MSNYINGEDALKALFNNNEVDPHDPIHIIFHLKARMKERGLTQQQLAEMSGVRQATISQLCRGNVERLHIPTLEKIAAAMNITDITQLLSFLPESEIMSGGNPYDIVFNNDKNA from the coding sequence ATGAGTAATTACATTAACGGAGAAGATGCTTTAAAAGCTTTATTTAATAACAACGAAGTCGATCCACATGATCCAATTCATATAATTTTTCATTTAAAGGCTCGAATGAAAGAACGAGGGTTAACGCAGCAACAATTAGCAGAAATGAGCGGTGTTCGACAAGCAACGATTAGCCAACTTTGTCGAGGTAATGTTGAAAGACTGCATATTCCTACGTTAGAAAAGATAGCAGCAGCAATGAATATTACTGATATAACTCAACTGTTATCGTTCTTACCGGAAAGTGAAATTATGTCCGGTGGAAATCCGTACGATATTGTATTTAATAACGACAAGAACGCATAG
- a CDS encoding tyrosine-type recombinase/integrase: MALSPFLIEIDRYMLDCSAKGLSKKTMSSYEQTLKLFARYLEDNFSIIDVNNVTGEHVRAYIRSIEERGKFQVSAAETPVNYPERRGDYGKPVSKTTIANYVRNIKAFFSHLYTEHTIRKNPLKDLKNVKPERKIKIMLEDNELKQFFRSFDVTKFDQYRDWIIARIIFDTGARIGELLEVVPADIDLRSNAILLRKTKSGKQRFVYYSQKTRNHLKSWVTYKDRYMDSPYVFPTNRGTKHRLEGVERSFRLRSRDVGLQVTPHLLRNNFAKRYLINGGDLATLSRLLGHASVEITAQIYLDFADKEVMQKYRQHSPLENLDI; encoded by the coding sequence ATGGCGTTAAGTCCGTTTTTAATCGAAATTGACCGCTACATGCTTGATTGTAGCGCAAAGGGATTATCGAAAAAGACGATGAGTTCGTATGAACAGACGTTGAAACTATTTGCAAGATACCTAGAAGATAATTTCAGTATAATCGACGTTAATAACGTCACAGGAGAGCATGTACGCGCTTATATTCGTTCGATTGAAGAAAGGGGCAAGTTCCAAGTAAGCGCTGCTGAGACTCCCGTTAACTACCCAGAACGACGAGGCGATTATGGTAAGCCAGTGAGTAAGACGACTATCGCAAACTATGTCCGAAATATTAAAGCGTTTTTCTCGCATCTGTATACGGAGCATACGATTCGTAAAAATCCGTTGAAAGATTTAAAGAACGTAAAGCCGGAGCGCAAAATTAAAATCATGCTTGAGGATAACGAATTAAAACAGTTTTTCCGTTCTTTTGACGTAACTAAATTCGATCAATACCGTGATTGGATTATCGCTCGTATTATCTTTGATACTGGCGCAAGAATAGGCGAATTATTGGAGGTTGTGCCTGCGGATATAGATTTACGTAGTAATGCGATTCTATTACGCAAAACAAAATCGGGTAAACAGCGCTTTGTTTACTATTCTCAAAAGACGCGCAATCACCTTAAATCGTGGGTTACGTACAAGGATCGTTATATGGATAGTCCGTACGTGTTCCCGACAAATCGAGGTACAAAGCATCGTTTGGAAGGCGTAGAGCGTTCATTCAGACTTCGTAGTCGAGACGTTGGATTGCAAGTTACTCCTCATTTACTTCGAAATAACTTTGCAAAAAGATATTTAATTAATGGTGGGGACCTTGCGACATTATCACGATTATTAGGGCATGCGAGTGTAGAAATAACCGCACAAATTTACTTAGATTTTGCGGATAAAGAGGTTATGCAGAAGTATCGACAGCATAGTCCACTTGAAAATTTAGATATTTAA
- the spo0A gene encoding sporulation transcription factor Spo0A codes for MTKVKIAIVDDNRELVKTMEAFFQNHQQIEVVATASNGKMCIKMLEEHTVDVLLLDIIMPHLDGLAVLEAMHKEDRQLNTQVIMLTAFGQEDVMKQAVNFGASYFMLKPFEFEQLVQKILHCAGQRVESDKRHSILEPKGAAKLDQRQLDSTITSIIKEIGVPAHIKGYSYLREAIQMVYYDIELLGSVTKILYPEIAKKFNTTSSRVERAIRHAIEVAWNRGSYENISEIFGYTVHHMKSKPTNSEFIAMIADKIRIEMVAS; via the coding sequence TTGACGAAAGTGAAAATTGCGATTGTTGACGATAATCGTGAACTTGTGAAAACAATGGAAGCATTTTTTCAAAACCATCAACAAATCGAAGTTGTAGCAACTGCATCAAACGGAAAAATGTGTATTAAAATGTTAGAAGAGCATACGGTAGACGTCCTATTGCTAGACATTATAATGCCTCATTTAGATGGACTAGCTGTATTAGAAGCGATGCATAAAGAAGATCGTCAACTAAATACGCAGGTCATCATGCTTACTGCTTTTGGACAAGAAGATGTCATGAAGCAAGCTGTCAATTTTGGTGCATCTTATTTTATGTTAAAGCCCTTTGAATTTGAGCAACTAGTTCAAAAAATCCTCCACTGCGCTGGACAAAGAGTTGAATCGGACAAGCGACACTCGATTTTGGAACCAAAAGGTGCTGCTAAACTTGATCAACGACAATTAGATTCGACGATTACATCCATTATTAAAGAAATTGGTGTGCCTGCACATATTAAAGGCTATTCATACTTAAGAGAAGCGATTCAAATGGTCTATTATGACATCGAATTATTAGGTTCTGTAACGAAGATTTTATATCCTGAAATCGCCAAAAAATTCAACACAACCTCTTCTCGTGTCGAACGTGCCATCCGCCATGCCATCGAAGTCGCATGGAATCGTGGTAGCTATGAAAATATTTCAGAGATTTTCGGTTACACAGTGCACCACATGAAGTCAAAACCAACGAATTCTGAATTCATTGCCATGATTGCCGACAAGATTCGCATTGAGATGGTCGCGAGTTAA
- a CDS encoding SpoIVB peptidase S55 domain-containing protein, translating to MKRKISVVLLFLLVLLPLQSFAKELIPMGNSIGVQLQMPYVFVSHDVLLQSGEWLKQGERVTKVNDKKVTNVEMLLNQDSAVKLTIDNAGKTRNLTITNEQLVHLKPFLKSETDGIGTLTFIDPETMEYGALGHQIVDMVLKQPPNFTDGAIYEASISQVKKSVPGQPGYKISIVDHSLIPLGSVMSNDVYGIFGNWQQSLHQSLHQPLEIIHAGQLKKGKAEMLTSIDGGDVESFTIDIGETDGNQFTFHVTDKRLIEKTGGIIQGMSGSPIIQNNQFVGAVTHMFVEEPTKGAGILIIEMLKKTPN from the coding sequence ATGAAACGGAAAATTTCGGTTGTTTTGCTGTTTTTGCTTGTTTTGTTACCGTTACAAAGCTTTGCAAAGGAATTAATTCCAATGGGAAATTCCATCGGTGTACAATTACAAATGCCGTATGTTTTTGTGTCGCATGATGTTCTTTTACAGTCAGGTGAATGGTTGAAACAAGGCGAACGCGTTACGAAAGTAAACGATAAAAAGGTGACCAATGTAGAAATGCTGCTAAATCAAGATTCAGCAGTAAAGTTAACTATTGATAATGCAGGGAAAACAAGAAATTTGACGATTACAAATGAGCAGCTAGTCCATTTAAAGCCGTTTTTAAAAAGCGAAACGGATGGTATTGGGACTTTAACATTTATCGATCCTGAGACAATGGAATACGGAGCGCTCGGTCATCAAATTGTTGATATGGTACTAAAACAGCCGCCAAATTTCACAGATGGTGCGATATACGAGGCATCCATTTCACAAGTGAAAAAAAGCGTTCCTGGACAACCAGGATACAAAATTTCAATTGTTGATCATTCGTTAATTCCTCTTGGATCTGTGATGTCAAACGATGTATACGGTATTTTTGGTAATTGGCAACAATCGTTACATCAAAGTTTGCATCAACCGCTTGAAATTATACATGCAGGTCAATTAAAAAAGGGGAAAGCGGAGATGTTAACAAGTATTGATGGTGGGGATGTGGAATCCTTTACAATTGATATTGGCGAAACAGATGGAAATCAATTTACGTTTCATGTAACCGATAAACGATTAATCGAAAAAACAGGAGGCATCATTCAAGGGATGAGTGGCAGCCCAATTATACAAAATAATCAATTCGTAGGAGCGGTAACTCACATGTTTGTTGAAGAACCGACAAAAGGTGCGGGAATCCTTATAATCGAAATGCTAAAAAAAACCCCAAATTAA